One genomic window of Luteitalea pratensis includes the following:
- a CDS encoding glycoside hydrolase family 88 protein, translating to MSATSYFHPDRPDALLRTVAACTMRWPFRLWAFGEAVALRGLLASSRATGAEEPLGFVRALLRTYVGRGVGRSAEEHVAPGAELLALHALDGESTWLDAARALSRLHMATPPGPAGVRYLRPDLPGWRRQIWVDSMDGGPPFLARLAQVTGDDTYAHEATTTLLAYARLLQDERSGLFVHGFEEHCGRNGQLWARGNGWAAMGLVETLAWVPGEARLAAELRQRLAALLDGLAVLQQSSGLWPTVLDRPESPPETTLAVMTTTAIDRARQAGVLPGNSHESMRARAQAAVLEQVSASGALGLVSDATPIGELRMYVTRPFGVFPWGQGPLLLMLAGPPSTSEPGKRP from the coding sequence ATGAGCGCGACCAGTTACTTCCATCCAGATCGTCCGGATGCACTGCTTCGGACAGTCGCGGCGTGCACGATGCGCTGGCCGTTTCGTCTCTGGGCCTTTGGCGAGGCGGTGGCACTCCGCGGTCTGCTCGCGTCCAGTCGGGCCACCGGCGCCGAGGAGCCGCTCGGCTTCGTGCGCGCGCTGCTGCGCACCTATGTCGGGCGGGGCGTCGGCCGGAGCGCCGAGGAGCATGTGGCACCGGGCGCCGAGCTGCTGGCGCTTCACGCGCTGGATGGTGAGTCCACCTGGCTCGACGCCGCGCGGGCGCTCTCCCGGCTACACATGGCCACGCCACCCGGACCAGCCGGTGTGCGATACCTGCGCCCCGACCTGCCCGGCTGGCGCCGTCAGATCTGGGTCGATTCGATGGACGGGGGGCCGCCGTTTCTGGCCCGTCTCGCGCAGGTGACCGGCGATGACACGTACGCGCACGAGGCCACGACGACACTGCTCGCGTACGCCCGGCTCCTGCAGGACGAGCGAAGCGGGTTGTTCGTGCACGGCTTCGAGGAGCACTGCGGCAGGAACGGACAACTCTGGGCGCGAGGGAACGGGTGGGCGGCGATGGGCCTGGTCGAGACACTCGCGTGGGTGCCGGGCGAGGCGCGACTGGCGGCCGAACTGCGGCAACGACTCGCCGCGCTTCTCGACGGACTTGCGGTGCTGCAGCAGTCGTCTGGGCTGTGGCCGACGGTGCTCGACCGACCTGAGTCGCCGCCCGAGACGACCCTGGCGGTGATGACCACGACCGCGATCGATCGTGCGCGCCAGGCCGGTGTGTTGCCGGGGAACTCGCACGAGTCGATGCGCGCCCGAGCGCAGGCCGCCGTGCTCGAGCAGGTATCGGCCTCGGGCGCACTCGGGCTCGTGTCTGACGCGACACCGATCGGCGAACTGCGGATGTATGTCACGCGACCGTTCGGTGTCTTCCCATGGGGGCAGGGCCCGCTGCTGCTCATGCTGGCAGGACCCCCCTCCACTTCGGAGCCTGGGAAGAGGCCATGA
- a CDS encoding mandelate racemase/muconate lactonizing enzyme family protein: MKITRIETFAVQAPPSDARPYWGSRAWGRPSTAAAPEISAEYPTPIRRRYLYSATIDTVIVRLTTDTGLVGHGEAKAPVAPQATKAIIDLLLADLVRGADPRDVTVLWERMYAGMRVRGHRAGFYLEAMSGIDIALWDLAAQAAGVPIASLLGGVFRDPIRVYASGLPALDLDADDEALEALVQEALRLRAQGYTGLKMALGKGIAGDLRSVRAVRERLGADFLIYTDAAGVYDRAQALRLGRQLEELGAAWLEMPIPPEDVEGYGVLAQALTLPIALDSLSSRYEVAAFVQCRGLDVVQPDVCRAGGITECRRIAELADAFGLAFAPHVSIGSAVHIAATMHLAAAMPNTMTSEYWIGDNPIGNAWLTEPIQVEAGYVSLPRRPGLGLAFAPDALDRWADPR; encoded by the coding sequence ATGAAGATCACCCGCATCGAGACCTTTGCCGTGCAGGCGCCGCCGTCGGATGCGCGGCCGTACTGGGGGAGCCGCGCATGGGGACGCCCCAGCACCGCCGCCGCGCCCGAGATCTCGGCCGAGTACCCGACGCCGATCCGCCGGCGCTACCTCTACTCGGCGACGATCGACACCGTGATCGTCCGGTTGACGACCGACACCGGGCTCGTCGGTCATGGCGAGGCCAAGGCGCCGGTGGCGCCGCAGGCGACCAAGGCGATCATCGATCTGCTTCTGGCCGATCTCGTGCGCGGCGCCGACCCGCGCGACGTCACCGTGCTGTGGGAGCGGATGTACGCCGGCATGCGGGTGCGCGGCCACCGCGCCGGCTTCTATCTCGAGGCGATGAGCGGCATCGACATCGCGCTCTGGGATCTGGCGGCGCAGGCGGCGGGTGTGCCCATCGCGTCGCTCCTGGGCGGCGTGTTCCGCGATCCCATCCGCGTCTACGCGTCGGGTCTGCCGGCGCTCGATCTCGATGCCGACGACGAGGCGCTCGAGGCGCTCGTCCAGGAGGCGCTCCGGCTGCGTGCCCAGGGCTACACAGGCCTCAAGATGGCCCTCGGCAAGGGGATCGCCGGCGATCTGCGCAGCGTGCGCGCCGTGCGCGAACGCCTGGGTGCGGACTTCCTCATCTACACGGATGCCGCCGGGGTGTACGACAGAGCGCAGGCGCTCAGGTTGGGGCGGCAACTCGAGGAGCTTGGCGCTGCCTGGCTCGAGATGCCCATTCCACCAGAGGACGTCGAGGGCTACGGCGTCCTGGCCCAGGCCCTGACGCTGCCGATTGCGCTCGACTCACTGTCGTCGCGCTATGAGGTCGCCGCGTTCGTGCAATGCCGCGGTCTCGACGTGGTGCAGCCAGACGTCTGTCGCGCTGGCGGCATCACCGAGTGCCGGCGGATTGCGGAGCTTGCCGACGCCTTCGGCCTCGCGTTTGCGCCGCACGTCAGCATCGGATCGGCCGTGCACATCGCGGCGACCATGCACCTGGCGGCGGCGATGCCCAATACCATGACCAGCGAGTACTGGATTGGCGACAACCCGATTGGCAACGCCTGGCTGACCGAGCCGATCCAGGTCGAGGCGGGCTACGTGTCGCTGCCCCGCCGCCCGGGGCTCGGCCTCGCCTTTGCCCCCGACGCGCTGGATCGCTGGGCGGACCCGCGATGA
- a CDS encoding MFS transporter has translation MTPSASHAGPSPGLRSIPNLRWWIVGILFLSTVINYVDRQTLSVLARTIQDDLGISDSGYARIVQAFLLAYTISYLVSGRITDWLGTRVSMAAFIVWWSLANIGTAFASSIFTLGLWRLLLGVGEPGNWTVGPKALSEWFPARERGLAYGIFTMGATIGATVAPPLIAWLALSYGWRGAFVVTGVLGLLWVIPWLWLYRPPHEHPRLTDAERVLVPPAPTSTTGGAEWTLWRTLLTQRDTWLLLGTRVLTDPVWYFYLFWFPKYLTDTRGLSLIEVGRVAWVVYLAADLGALGGGWLSGRLIDRGYAPVAARKLVLRIAATTILVGPLVAWAPSIPLVLLCAAVVACSQLAWQVTIGALIVDRYPPASVATAFGIVAAGSGFGGMVSTGVVGYLVSNYSYVPVFVTMALLHPLALALVWFLRGDRTAEGAAP, from the coding sequence ATGACACCTTCCGCGTCGCACGCCGGCCCCTCACCGGGGCTCCGAAGCATCCCCAACCTGCGCTGGTGGATCGTCGGGATCCTCTTCCTGTCGACGGTCATCAATTACGTCGATCGCCAGACGCTGTCGGTGCTCGCGCGCACCATCCAGGACGATCTCGGCATCTCCGACAGCGGCTACGCCCGCATTGTCCAGGCGTTCCTGCTGGCGTACACGATCTCCTATCTCGTATCCGGACGGATCACCGACTGGCTCGGCACGCGCGTCAGCATGGCGGCGTTCATCGTCTGGTGGTCGCTGGCGAACATCGGGACGGCCTTCGCTTCCTCGATCTTCACGCTGGGACTCTGGCGACTGCTCCTAGGTGTCGGAGAGCCGGGCAACTGGACGGTGGGTCCCAAGGCGCTGTCCGAGTGGTTCCCAGCTCGCGAGCGCGGCCTTGCCTACGGCATCTTCACCATGGGGGCGACGATTGGCGCGACCGTCGCGCCACCGCTGATCGCCTGGCTCGCACTCTCGTATGGATGGCGGGGCGCCTTCGTCGTCACCGGGGTGCTCGGGCTGCTGTGGGTGATTCCCTGGCTCTGGCTGTACCGGCCACCGCACGAGCACCCTCGACTGACCGACGCGGAGCGCGTTCTCGTGCCGCCTGCGCCGACATCGACAACTGGCGGCGCCGAGTGGACGCTGTGGCGCACGCTGCTCACCCAGCGGGACACGTGGCTGCTGCTCGGCACACGCGTACTGACCGATCCGGTCTGGTACTTCTACCTGTTCTGGTTTCCGAAGTACCTCACGGACACTCGCGGGCTGTCGCTGATCGAAGTCGGGCGCGTCGCATGGGTCGTGTATCTGGCGGCTGATCTCGGGGCGCTCGGCGGCGGCTGGCTCTCGGGCCGCCTGATCGACCGTGGCTACGCGCCCGTGGCGGCGCGCAAGCTGGTGCTGCGGATTGCCGCGACGACGATCCTCGTCGGTCCCCTGGTCGCATGGGCCCCGTCGATACCGCTGGTCCTGTTGTGCGCCGCCGTCGTCGCCTGCTCACAGCTCGCGTGGCAGGTCACGATCGGAGCGCTCATCGTCGATCGGTATCCGCCTGCGTCGGTGGCGACGGCGTTCGGGATTGTCGCTGCCGGCAGCGGGTTCGGCGGCATGGTCTCGACCGGCGTTGTTGGATATCTGGTCAGCAACTACTCGTACGTGCCCGTGTTTGTCACGATGGCGCTGCTGCACCCGCTGGCGCTGGCGCTCGTCTGGTTCCTGCGCGGTGACCGTACGGCCGAGGGTGCGGCACCATGA
- a CDS encoding DUF4432 family protein, translating to MNPYQACTHERNFGSRLREIVWRGHRCVILENERLRVLVVADKGADVLEFLYKPLDVELLWHSYHGLRRAGPERASSPLPEGPFRDQFAGGWYEMLPNGPEPSVHRGASFGFHGEATFLPWDYRIVTDEPERVVVTFSVRLVRLPIYVEKTLTLAQGASTLVIDERLVSEAGHTIEVLWGQHPTFGWPFLEAGCRVFLPPCRARVGAAPPSGHRLRPDQEAPWPHLAGVDGSVVDLSIVPGPDARSHDFVRLDDLSDGWYAIVNPHRGLGFALRWDPALFPTLGLWQLLRGGVDYPWYGQPYLMALEPACDLPSLAGAAARGAAIRLEPGAPVTTRFEATVFTGLAEVLSVGKDGNVR from the coding sequence ATGAACCCGTATCAGGCCTGTACGCACGAGCGCAATTTCGGCAGTCGCCTGCGCGAGATCGTCTGGCGCGGCCACCGCTGCGTGATCCTGGAGAACGAGCGGCTCCGCGTGCTCGTCGTCGCCGACAAGGGCGCCGACGTGCTCGAGTTCCTTTACAAGCCGCTCGACGTCGAACTGCTATGGCACTCGTACCACGGCCTGCGCCGGGCCGGACCAGAGCGGGCTTCGTCGCCGCTTCCCGAGGGGCCGTTCCGCGATCAGTTCGCCGGCGGCTGGTACGAGATGCTGCCCAACGGTCCCGAACCGAGCGTGCATCGCGGCGCGTCCTTTGGCTTCCACGGCGAGGCGACCTTTCTGCCGTGGGACTATCGCATCGTCACCGACGAGCCTGAGAGGGTTGTCGTCACGTTCTCGGTGCGCCTTGTGCGTCTGCCGATCTACGTCGAGAAGACACTGACGCTCGCACAGGGCGCGTCGACGCTGGTCATCGATGAACGGCTCGTCAGCGAGGCGGGGCACACGATCGAAGTGCTGTGGGGACAGCATCCGACGTTCGGCTGGCCATTTCTCGAAGCCGGATGTCGCGTGTTCCTGCCGCCGTGCCGCGCGCGGGTTGGGGCGGCGCCACCGTCGGGTCACCGGCTGCGTCCGGATCAGGAGGCGCCCTGGCCGCATCTGGCTGGCGTCGACGGGTCGGTCGTCGATCTGTCGATCGTTCCCGGTCCGGACGCGCGTTCGCACGACTTCGTGCGACTGGACGACCTGAGCGACGGGTGGTACGCGATCGTCAATCCGCACCGCGGCCTCGGCTTCGCCTTGCGGTGGGATCCCGCATTGTTTCCGACGCTCGGACTCTGGCAGCTCCTGCGCGGCGGCGTCGACTATCCCTGGTACGGCCAGCCGTACCTCATGGCGCTGGAGCCCGCCTGCGACCTGCCGTCGCTGGCCGGCGCGGCGGCGCGCGGCGCGGCGATCCGCCTGGAGCCGGGCGCGCCGGTGACGACGCGGTTCGAGGCGACGGTGTTCACCGGCCTCGCCGAAGTCCTGTCGGTCGGGAAGGATGGAAACGTTCGCTGA
- a CDS encoding antitoxin Xre/MbcA/ParS toxin-binding domain-containing protein, with amino-acid sequence MDLFKLLAEVDRGIPYRAFERLRRNTSWEVEMLAFLLAIPQRTLARRKQEGRFHPDESDRLLRASRIFGRALQLFEGNSKEASAWLERPLPALGNLRPIDLARTEVGALEVERVILALEHGVFL; translated from the coding sequence GTGGATCTGTTCAAACTCCTCGCCGAAGTCGATCGTGGAATCCCCTATCGCGCCTTCGAACGACTACGGCGAAATACGTCGTGGGAAGTTGAGATGCTTGCGTTCTTGCTCGCTATCCCTCAGCGCACTCTCGCGCGACGCAAGCAAGAGGGACGCTTTCATCCGGACGAATCTGATCGTCTCTTGCGCGCGTCCCGCATCTTTGGTCGGGCGTTGCAGCTATTCGAAGGAAATTCGAAGGAGGCATCGGCTTGGCTGGAGCGGCCGTTGCCGGCGCTCGGGAACTTGCGGCCGATCGACCTTGCGAGGACTGAAGTTGGCGCACTTGAAGTGGAGCGTGTGATTCTCGCCCTCGAACATGGTGTCTTCCTCTGA
- a CDS encoding RES family NAD+ phosphorylase, protein MIAAWRIIKARHVSSAFSGEGARLAGGRWNSKGIAVAYTAGSQSLATLEMLVHLGAGAALQSYVLIRSDFDEALVTEVDATALPSSWRSFPAPAALAAIGDAWVSSVTSAVLRVPSVIVPSEANYLFNPQHSQFNAIQVGTPTTFSFDPRFVLP, encoded by the coding sequence ATGATCGCCGCTTGGCGAATCATCAAGGCCCGACACGTCTCATCGGCCTTCAGCGGTGAAGGAGCGCGACTGGCAGGTGGGCGCTGGAATTCGAAAGGGATCGCGGTCGCTTACACCGCAGGGAGCCAGTCGCTCGCAACTCTCGAAATGCTCGTACATCTCGGTGCAGGTGCGGCGCTTCAGTCATACGTGCTGATTCGCAGCGATTTCGATGAGGCGCTTGTCACCGAGGTTGACGCGACGGCCCTTCCTTCATCGTGGCGATCGTTTCCTGCTCCAGCGGCGTTAGCGGCCATCGGCGATGCGTGGGTAAGTAGTGTCACCTCGGCCGTTCTGAGAGTTCCTAGCGTGATTGTACCGTCGGAAGCCAACTATCTCTTCAACCCGCAGCATTCCCAGTTCAACGCGATTCAAGTTGGAACCCCGACTACTTTCTCCTTCGACCCACGTTTCGTTCTGCCCTGA
- a CDS encoding ABC transporter permease, producing the protein MAFAGGQVANTGLPLRAALLFGLNASLLAGVFGSMALLASQFTRARRTAAGITGALLGLSVVMTSAGRTVPGGAWIGQLSPVHYFELSKPLVPSYGASPRAMLVLAALSAVLSALGLAIFVRRDMGTTPKRSTPRWSFFQPRVPLPPCFTAAHSPSPTADSGVSGRSGSADPKTAAARQVGRTASRPTPPWRQARTTASRRPYPTRARSYTRQFPTR; encoded by the coding sequence ATGGCATTCGCAGGCGGGCAGGTCGCGAACACCGGCCTGCCACTGAGAGCGGCACTCCTGTTCGGTCTCAACGCGTCGCTGCTGGCGGGGGTGTTCGGCTCGATGGCGCTGCTGGCGTCCCAGTTCACACGCGCGCGCCGAACCGCGGCCGGAATCACGGGGGCGCTCCTCGGGCTCTCGGTGGTGATGACGAGCGCGGGCCGCACCGTGCCGGGCGGCGCTTGGATCGGCCAGCTCTCCCCTGTGCATTACTTCGAGCTGAGCAAGCCGCTCGTCCCGAGCTACGGCGCCAGCCCTCGTGCCATGCTCGTGCTCGCAGCACTCTCGGCGGTGCTGAGCGCCCTTGGCCTCGCGATCTTCGTGCGCCGCGATATGGGGACCACGCCGAAGCGGTCGACACCCAGATGGAGTTTCTTCCAGCCTCGCGTGCCATTGCCGCCATGTTTCACGGCGGCCCACTCCCCTTCACCCACCGCTGACAGCGGAGTGTCAGGGCGGTCTGGATCGGCAGATCCGAAAACCGCTGCTGCCCGCCAGGTCGGCCGGACGGCGTCACGCCCCACGCCGCCTTGGCGTCAGGCGAGAACCACAGCGTCACGTCGCCCCTACCCGACAAGGGCGCGCTCGTACACCCGCCAATTCCCCACCCGATAG